In Nocardioides sp., a genomic segment contains:
- a CDS encoding ParA family protein has translation MSAKRTVLAVANQKGGVAKTTSVASIGAALAELGHSVLLVDLDPQACLTFSLGIDPEDVDTSVHHVLTKGIDPAEAILETEDGVDLLPATIELARAESDLLTRTGREHVIKGAVEDLDEYDWILLDCPPSLGVLTVAALTAADGVLVPLQCETLSHRGVGQLLDTVHDVRRFTNRGLEVWGVLPTLYDGRTTHARTVLETISDTYDLDVIEPPIPKTIKFAEAPAAGRSILRTSKSSKGAVAYREVAENLVKRSQRPKKRATKKAAKKTSAKKAAAKS, from the coding sequence ATGAGTGCGAAGAGAACCGTCCTGGCCGTCGCCAACCAGAAGGGTGGTGTTGCCAAGACCACCAGTGTCGCCTCCATCGGCGCGGCGCTGGCCGAATTGGGCCATTCGGTCCTGCTCGTCGACCTCGACCCCCAGGCGTGCCTGACCTTCTCACTCGGCATCGACCCCGAGGATGTGGACACGTCTGTCCACCACGTGCTGACCAAGGGCATCGACCCGGCCGAGGCGATCTTGGAGACAGAGGACGGAGTCGACCTGCTGCCTGCCACCATCGAGCTCGCGCGCGCGGAGTCGGACCTGCTGACCCGCACCGGCCGTGAGCACGTGATCAAGGGGGCGGTGGAGGATCTGGACGAGTACGACTGGATCCTGCTCGACTGTCCGCCCTCGTTGGGCGTGCTGACCGTCGCCGCCCTCACCGCCGCAGACGGTGTGCTGGTGCCGTTGCAGTGCGAGACGCTCTCACATCGCGGAGTCGGACAGTTGCTCGACACCGTGCATGACGTGCGCCGCTTCACCAACCGTGGCCTGGAGGTCTGGGGCGTGCTACCCACGCTTTATGACGGCCGCACCACGCACGCGCGTACGGTCCTCGAAACGATCTCCGACACCTATGACCTCGACGTGATCGAGCCGCCGATCCCCAAGACCATCAAGTTCGCCGAGGCACCGGCCGCCGGGCGTTCGATCCTGAGAACGTCCAAGTCCAGCAAGGGTGCGGTGGCCTACCGTGAGGTGGCCGAGAACCTCGTCAAGCGCAGCCAGCGCCCCAAGAAGCGCGCCACCAAGAAGGCTGCGAAGAAGACTTCCGCCAAGAAGGCAGCCGCCAAGTCGTGA